The genome window CACCACTTGCGGTTGATCTCGTAGGACTCCGCCTTTTTCTGGTCGGCCGCCATATCGCTGCCCCAGTATTCGAGGTATCCAAAGAGGTAGTGTTTCCCCGGTTCGATCTCGGCGATGTAGATGGAGAAATTACGGAAGTTGCATTCCTTCATTGCATCAAGCACACCCGGCCAGCACTCGGCGTGGAGTTTGGTGTATTCCTCGATTTTCTCCGGCTTGATCCCCACGACCATGCCCAGCCGGGTCACGTTTTCCGGTCGCTGCCGGTTTGTTGGATTGCCTTCACCAGAATCGTCGGATGATTTGGTTTGATGGCATCCGGAGATCAGCAGTGTGAGCAGCAGGATGGGGATGGATAATCGGGTATGCATTGGTTCGCGGGATGGGTTAGTTGAAAATACAGTAAATGGCGATCATGAGGGCAAACACCCCCCCCCAGAGATACCAACCTGGTTTTCCAAGCGGATGGTTACTTTGGTAGGCTTCCCGGAGACTGGGGAAGTTGGCTTCCTCCTTGCTGTGGCGGGTGAGTAGTGAGGAGATCACCATGAGCAGAAGGTTGAAAACGAACAAGTAGAACGAGATCATCAGGAAGTGCGGCCACGGCGTGATCGTGACGAGTGTTTTTCCACCGATAGTGAGCTGGTCGACCTCGAGCAGGTTCAGCATGCCCACGGAGATGCAGCACAGTGTTCCCAGGACAAGTGTGAGGAAGGCAGCCTTCGACGTGGCCCGGTGCCAGAAAACACCTAACAGGAATACCGCTGCAATGGGCGGAGCCAGGAACCCGATCAGACTTTGGAAGAGGTCAAAGAGGTTTCTCTCGCCTTTGTTGTTAGCGAGGAAGATAGCAATTCCCACGGCAAGAACGGCGGCTGACACAGTGATGATCCGACCGGTTTTCTTCAGCAGATGATCACTTGCTCCCGGGTTGATATGACGTTTGTAGATATCGAGTGTGAAAATGGTGCTGAAGGAGTTCAGTCCCGAGTCGAGGGTGCTGATCACTGCGGCCACCAGCACGGCCATGATCAAACCGATCATCCCGTGGGGGAGGTAGGTGGCGACCATTGTGGTGAAGACTGCTTTGTCGTCATCAATCCCCGGCAGCAGTCTGGCGGCAAAAATCCCCGGTATCAGGAAGATGAACGGTGGAAGTATTTTCAGGAAAGCGGCAAACAGGGTGCCTGCCTGCCCCTGTTTCAAATCCCTGGCTCCCAACACGCGCTGGACGATGGTTTGGTCGGTACACCAAAACCAGAATCCAAGCACGGGATAACCCAGGAAATAGACATACCATGGGGTCTCCGCGCCATTGCCATGGAAGAGCTTCCATGTCATCTCAGGGTTACTACCCACCTCGATGGTCGCCGCCTCCCCGAACCCACCCACCTGGACGAGGCCGATGACGGCGAGTGCGGATGCGCCGCCGATCATTAACAGCGATTGAAAAGAGTCCGTCCATACCACGGCGGCGAGGCCGCCTGCCACCGTGAAGCTGGCGGCAATCAATGCCAGTAATGCAATACTCGTGTATAGTTCCAACCCGGTGAGCTGGCTAAACAGGGCTCCTCCCGCAAAAAGCGTGCCACCTAACCACATGACAACGGTGCTAAACAACGCATACCAACTCATAAAGCTGTAACATCGATTGCCAAAGCGCTTGCGCATGAATTCGGGCATGGTCGATACCTTGGTGTGCAGGTAGTAGGGCACAAAAAACATCCCTAGAAAGAAGAGGAAAACAAACGCCATCCACTCATAGTTAGCCGTTGCCATCCCGGTTGTGTAGCCCGCGCCACAGCTCGCTATTAAAAATGCCGGGCCAACGTTGGTGCCAAAAATACTGAGTCCCACATTACCCCAGCCCAGGGAGCGGGACGCAAGGAACAAGTCATCTGAATGCCGCTGCCGCCAGCTGACAAAAAATCCAACACCTAACAATACTAACACATATACGACAATCACCCCGTAATCCGTTCCGTTCAGATGGATACCGGTATTGGCAACGAGTGGTTGTATGGACATGTGTAGATGAAATGATGAGGAAGCGATGACCTACGGCTGGGTATGGATGATGCATTGGGTTAGCCCCGCAGGCGAAGTCACGAAGGTCAGTGAGCCATCCGTTTGCACCGGTATCTCGTCGCCGGGGTCGTTAAGCGGGTTTGCGAAACAGGCGCGACGGATTGTCAGTTGCGGCACAGTCAGGATGGCTGTGCTGGCTTGCTTCCCATGGTTGATGACACGGCAAATAAACTTGCCGCCCCCCTCGGGATGTGGCCCGAGATGCAACAGGCTCAGGTTTTCGCCTTCGAGATGGACGATAGTTTCGGTCCTGGCCTGATCGATGTTAGAAACCACCGGGTGGTAGTGGATCGTCTGCTCCCTGGCCTCGCGTGTGGCTTTGGCGGGGTCGAGTTTTGGCGACGATGTCAGGGTGTAGCGGAGCCGGATGGGGCCGGGCTGGGATACCTTGAAGTTGGTGTTCCAGTAGTTGTTCATCGGCCAGCCGAGCAACAAGGCCTTTTCCTGGGGGACCGCCGATTGAAGGTGCCGCGCGAAGGTGAATCCGCCGATCTGGAACAGGGGCGCGTCAGGGCAGGACAGGACGATACTTTGGCTGTCGTTATGGCAGGCAATCCACGAGTCCGCCACAATGTGGTCGCGACAGCTTCCAGGCAGTTGTTCCTTGTCGTAGACAACAGCTTGCCCGGCGGATTCAAAGGTGACGATGGGGTTTTCAATATCTAACGGAAACATCAGATAGATACCCTCGGGCTCGGAGTTTTCCGTTTTTACCGCGTAGAGCGAGCACTCCACGGCGGCCTTGTCGGCAGCGAGGGTGATGGTTTGTCTGAAGGAAACAAAACCCGGCATGTCATACGCGCGTGTCAGGTGCGCCCCGGCGGGATCGGTGTGGACGCTGATGCTGAGCAGCGCCGAGGGACCACGCCGGCGGGCTTGCCAGTCGGGATTCCAACAGTCGTCGCCCGCATGCACACGGTCGAAGTGGAACTCGGAAAATGTCTGGCGGATGTCACCCGATTCGACGGCCCATCCACTGGGTTGTGCAATTGATTCCTGGATCCCTCCGAAGAATTCATAGGACGAATCCCGGTCGATCAGTTGTTGACCCGATGCTTTGTCGGTGAGGGAGGTGACCCTGCCGCTTCTTCCATCGTATTGAAGTTGGTAATATGCCGTTTCCAGCTGTGTTTCATCCGCCGTGACATGATCCGCCGTAAGGCTTGTTTTGAGCTGGTCGATGGGGATGAATGTGATGCTGTTAGGTGGTAGCTCGCCAACGTCCATCCATGTGGCTGTCTCATCGGTAAGAAACCACCGGGAGATGTCGAGCCGGTGTATCGTGCTGCTGAAATGGGGCCACTGCCCGCCGGTGAGTTCGTTGGGGATGAATAGGGGTTTATGGACTGCGGTTTCCGACGGGTTGTAGAGCATCAGTCCCTGGCAACCCCGGGCGCGTTTCGGGTTGGATGCCGTGCATTCCAGGGCATCGCGCAGATACATCGTGGCGTGGCTGTGTGCGACCCAGGCGAAGTTGCTTTTCTGGTCGGTCTGTTCGCGCACCGGTATGGGTTCGATGTCTTTGGGGGCAAAAAAGGCACCCGCCGCCGCCCATGAGCCGAAGGTGTGTTCCTGATAGAGGTGCTGATGGTGGACGGCTTCCCGTCGGGTGCCCGGGGCATGGTTGTTGGCAAGCACTTGCAGGCGGTCCGCCGCTTCGGTTTTGGCCCGGGCCATGCGCGCCACGGAAGTCTCCACCGCGCTGCACCCCACGCCGAATGTCCAGTAGTCGCTCCAATCACCCTGGTGGACAGGGCGGGTATCGAGCGCCGCCAGTTTTTCCGCAACCATCTGCGGACTGCTAAAGCGGAGCCTGGGGCGGTGACCGGCGTCATTCCACGCGCGGATGATCTCCGGCAGCTCGAAGTCGGGCGCATTGTTGTCATCAAAGTCCGGGTGGGTGGCGGTCAGCATGATAAAGTCATGCGGATACCCCTGGCTCTCCAGGGTGTTCAGGAAACAGGCGAATTTTTCCACCATGGCATCGAGTCGGGTTTCGCCGTGCACCCGACCTGTTTCCCGGTTGAAGGTGTTGTAATGGAGTCCATTCCAGGTGGTCAGGGTTTTGCCGCAGGGACCCTGCCAATCAAAGCAACCGGGGCGGGCGAAGGGCGCGCCGCCGAAGTGGACGTTGATGCCCATGAACAGGTGGTCGATGCCCATGTCCTTGAGCACACCGACAATCGGCCAGGGCAGGCCGTTGACATCGTGCTGCACCGCGAAGTCCATGGTGGCACCGAGTGTTTCACGCAGGTATTTCACCGCCTGCAAACCCTCGGTGAGGTCGTTGAGGTTGTGCAGTGCCGTCACATGATAAGGCATGGCACCAATGCTGATCCGCCCTTGCTGCACCAGTTTTCGAAAACGTCCGGTCTGCCCGGGCGCGGCGGTTTTCAACCAGTTCATTACTGGCATGGTCACTTCACAGAGCCAACGCGCCTGCGCCTCCACAGGGTAGTCAGCCGTCATTTCACAAAGCTCGATGGCATCGTCAATAAAGCGCGACGTCAGGTTTTGTAAAATCGGCTGGGGGTGGGTGTAGCCGATGTCGTAGTGACTGTGGTGGATAAGATGGACTTCTTGGATACTCATGGTACTAGGGAGGGTAGGGTGAGGGCAGCTCGCCCAGGGTGTGAACCCATGTAGCTACGAAACTAGGCGGTGTAATACACAAGCATGGGTGATCTAGCTAGAAAATTATCCGCAGGAAACGCTTGGCAAGAGGATCGACCGCGCTGGTTGGGTCAATCAGAAATGTTAAGTTTGTTCTTGTTGTTGGGAGATACAACAATCAGAGTAGTCACGTAACCATAATGTCAGGAATGCAGTCACCGGCTACTACGACACCACTCACATTTGCGGTCATCGGATGCGGCGCGCGGGCGCGTGCTTATATGGAACTCGCGATGCAGCAACCGGAGCTTCATCGGATTACCGCCGTAGCGGATCCGGTGGCGGCGAGGAGTGGGTTCATCGCGAGCCTGGAGCAGCGCGGCGGGGTGAAATCCTTCGAGTATGGCGAGGAATTATTAGCGGGTCCCAAGCTGGCGGACGTGGCTCTGATCTCGACCCAGGACAGGGATCACTTCGGGCAAGCCCGCATGGCTTTGGAAAGTGGTTATGATGTTCTTTTGGAAAAACCTGCGGCCGGCAGTATCGAAGAGGTGGCGGAATTAAGCCGCCTCGCCTCGGCATTGAACCGAAAGGTGATCCTTTGTTTTGTCCTTCGGTACACGCCCTTTTACAAAAAGGTCAAGGAGGTCGTCGATTCGGGCAGGCTGGGTGAGATTCTCGACATCCAGATGGTCGAGGGGGTGGAGCCATGGCATTTTGCGCATTCCTTTGTCCGTGGTCACTGGGCGAAATCCGCGGATTCAACCCCCTTGATGGTGGCCAAGTGTTGTCACGACACGGATATTATGAGCTGGTTGGTTGGAAGTCGCTGCACGAGTCTCTCAAGCAGCGGGGAGACGGGCTATTTTAATCTTGCCCACGCCCCCGCCAATGCGCCGCAGCGTTGTACGGACGGCTGCGAGCACAGTCAACAATGCCCTTACGATGCCCGCCGCTATGCCTCGGATAAACGCGAGCCATGGCTCCCACAAATCATGCCGGCCCCTCAGGAAGCAACGGCCGAGGAAGTGCTGGACTGGGTGGCAGGCCATCAATGGGGTCGCTGTGTCTTCCGGTGTGATAACGATGCGCCCGATCACCAGAATACCAGTATGACCTTTGAATCCGGTGTGACCGCATCCCTGCTGTTGACCGCCTTTGATGCAGGTCGACGGATCAACATCCGGGGAACCAAGGCCCATCTGCAAGGCGGTTTACACATCGACGGAGTGCCCTACAAACTCTGTATCCGCGATCATTTCACCGGTGATACGGACATCCTCAGCATCGATGATGGATCCGGGCAATCGGGATATGAAAGCCACGGCGGCGGGGACCAAGGTTTGGTACAGACGCTCTACCCGACCTTCAAGGAAACCGGGGCCATCGAATGCCGGGCATCCCTGCTCAAGGATTCGATCGAAGGGCACCGGATTGCCTTTGCTTCGGAAGTGGCGCGCCTGACTGGCCAGACTGTCCACCTGACCCAGACATCTAAATAGGCCCGGATGTGAATCCGAGCCTTTTTAAAGTGGTGGAGGCGAGGGGAGTCGAACCTCTAGAAGTCTATTGAAATTAAAGGGGTTAAACATTTTCCTGTCTCTTGTCCCGTTTTAAAAGCTTGTTTTATGCATGTAAATGCACTTATATTGCACCCATGAGCAAGAAGCGTGTTACTCTGAAAAAGAAGCCAGATGCCAGGGGGGAGGATGAGGAAGCCAAGGTCTATCCCTTCACCTACAAAAAGCGGGGCAAGGAGTATCACGGTTGGATTGTTAGGGGTTGGAAGGAAAACGGCAAGTGGCAGAGAAAGCAATATAAGCTCAAGGACAAAGCTCTAGCCGATGCCTACGCGAACTCCATCAATGTGAATCTCAAGAACGCAG of Akkermansiaceae bacterium contains these proteins:
- a CDS encoding L-rhamnose mutarotase translates to MHTRLSIPILLLTLLISGCHQTKSSDDSGEGNPTNRQRPENVTRLGMVVGIKPEKIEEYTKLHAECWPGVLDAMKECNFRNFSIYIAEIEPGKHYLFGYLEYWGSDMAADQKKAESYEINRKWWKLTDACQVKVPSHQGDGLWMSMKEVFHTD
- a CDS encoding sodium/solute symporter (Members of the Solute:Sodium Symporter (SSS), TC 2.A.21 as described in tcdb.org, catalyze solute:Na+ symport. Known solutes for members of the family include sugars, amino acids, nucleosides, inositols, vitamins, urea or anions, depending on the system.), which gives rise to MSIQPLVANTGIHLNGTDYGVIVVYVLVLLGVGFFVSWRQRHSDDLFLASRSLGWGNVGLSIFGTNVGPAFLIASCGAGYTTGMATANYEWMAFVFLFFLGMFFVPYYLHTKVSTMPEFMRKRFGNRCYSFMSWYALFSTVVMWLGGTLFAGGALFSQLTGLELYTSIALLALIAASFTVAGGLAAVVWTDSFQSLLMIGGASALAVIGLVQVGGFGEAATIEVGSNPEMTWKLFHGNGAETPWYVYFLGYPVLGFWFWCTDQTIVQRVLGARDLKQGQAGTLFAAFLKILPPFIFLIPGIFAARLLPGIDDDKAVFTTMVATYLPHGMIGLIMAVLVAAVISTLDSGLNSFSTIFTLDIYKRHINPGASDHLLKKTGRIITVSAAVLAVGIAIFLANNKGERNLFDLFQSLIGFLAPPIAAVFLLGVFWHRATSKAAFLTLVLGTLCCISVGMLNLLEVDQLTIGGKTLVTITPWPHFLMISFYLFVFNLLLMVISSLLTRHSKEEANFPSLREAYQSNHPLGKPGWYLWGGVFALMIAIYCIFN
- a CDS encoding Gfo/Idh/MocA family oxidoreductase is translated as MSGMQSPATTTPLTFAVIGCGARARAYMELAMQQPELHRITAVADPVAARSGFIASLEQRGGVKSFEYGEELLAGPKLADVALISTQDRDHFGQARMALESGYDVLLEKPAAGSIEEVAELSRLASALNRKVILCFVLRYTPFYKKVKEVVDSGRLGEILDIQMVEGVEPWHFAHSFVRGHWAKSADSTPLMVAKCCHDTDIMSWLVGSRCTSLSSSGETGYFNLAHAPANAPQRCTDGCEHSQQCPYDARRYASDKREPWLPQIMPAPQEATAEEVLDWVAGHQWGRCVFRCDNDAPDHQNTSMTFESGVTASLLLTAFDAGRRINIRGTKAHLQGGLHIDGVPYKLCIRDHFTGDTDILSIDDGSGQSGYESHGGGDQGLVQTLYPTFKETGAIECRASLLKDSIEGHRIAFASEVARLTGQTVHLTQTSK